One Triticum dicoccoides isolate Atlit2015 ecotype Zavitan chromosome 3B, WEW_v2.0, whole genome shotgun sequence genomic window, gtagatgtggggagggatgtcggcggctgctcgaggtcatcatgatgaaacccttgacgtccaatctttatcaatggaagtggaagagcacgaagtcgagattggataggagtttgagttctttctagcaccgatcggttccccactttagagatgtatttttttgcgtgcgagcaaacagtggattgattctaaaagggataggcacttttcaacagaagtgcatgacggaccaaaaatatgacctcattttatttgtttgatagatatcgtattattcgttgttgttcgttcggtgaaatttcctaatatttgattgttgtgtttctaattagagcaccccataataacccaatatgaggggatgataaatgaaagatactgattataaattttaaagagcccgtggcaacgcaaggGCGTTATACAGTTTCTGTGGTTTCTAGTTTTTCCCCTCGCTCACTCACTCACCTACTCACTCAGTCGCCTCTTAACGCTAATTCCCCTCGCTCACCCACTCCACCAAATCCCTAGCCCGCGGTGGCAATGCACCTCCCCCTCACCCGCGTCGGCGAATCAACCGCGTCGCCGCCCTTCTCCTCAGGCGTCGCCGCCGGGCCTTCTCGTCTgcgtcgcctctccctctcgcccgCATCCTTTGCGCCACAGTCGAGCCAAAGTTGGATATTTTAGCGAGGTCGAGTAGGAGCGTGAGAAGCGCGGGCACGGCGGCCTTGTCCTGCTCGAGGAAGGCGGCGACGGATGCTAGCGCTACTCGCCGCCATCGACCTGCAAGGAGGAGCGCCGTGTTGGACGCTGCCATCTCCGACGCTGCTGGTACTCCTCCGCCGCTACGAGTGCCCCGTCACCTGCGCCCAGGTCAGCCGCGAAGTCGAGCTCCCCATGCTTGACCTGCAAGGTTATCATCCTTAATTTTCCCCACACCTTTCCAATCTCTGGAGCCTAGGATTCGGGGAAAGGCAAGGAGAGATTTGGATCTGATTGTGATTGTGATTGTTGCTGTGGATGGAATATGGATGTAGATGTACTATGGTCAAGAACTGCTCTCTGCCGCGGGAGTAGATTGGAAAGGCTGTTGCTGCTCCTGGACAATGCGGCTGCTGCTGCCACTACCACTCGCCGATTCGGGCATGGTAAAGACCACTCGGTTGCACTACTCCATGTGTAGATGACTGAACTTGGGTGTGAGCATTTTGATGCCTCTGAATTTAGTAAATTCAGTACTCAAaaaaaaagggcagccccagtgcatgtagctctcgcttgcgcagggtctggggaagggtccgaccactttgggtctattgtacgcagcctttccctacatttctgtaagaggctgttttcaggacttgaacccgtgacctcatggtcagtaAATTCAGTACTCACAGGAGTACATTTTCAGTACTGTAGGAGTACATTCCCCCTAGAGTATTTGTACTACAGGAGTACTTTCAGTACTGTAGGAGTACTTGTATTGTTTCTTAGAGTATTTGCTTGGAGTAAATGTTGTAGTTTAACTGAAATCAACATTTCTAAAAATCATGTTTATCAATGGGTTGTAAGTACTGAAATCGACATCTCTGAAATCATGTTTGTCATGCTGTAGTATTCCTTTTGTCAGGATTTTAGTACTCTTGCTTGGCTCAAACCAAACTGATTCTGCTGTAATACTCATGCTGTAGTATTCTTTTTATCATGAGAACTTCGATTGATCTAGTGGGCTCAAACCATACTGATTTTTAGAGTATACTCCATGTTACTTCCATTTCAGAGCACATTCTTGGAGTGGATCTGCATTTCAGAAAGTTAACAAGTGGGAGTACATGGAGTACTACATTTTAAGTCGAGGAGAAGATGGTGCATGCTCCGTGATGATGCCACCAGCACCTACGACTTCCTCGACCACAACCACCATGATGACGACTTCCTCGAATGTGGTGAGTACTCCTCCAATGCTTGTACTCTTATCAATGTTTACTGCTCTAATCATGGAGTAGTTAGCTGCTGTTATCATGGCAGGAGTAATGCACCATTAGTTGGTAAGAAATAATGTCAGTATGAAACCTCTCGACAGTaactttttttttgcgaggaaCAATACATGGTTTCAACTATATTTGCCCCATTCCATGTTCTGAAATCATTACCAAATCATACGAAGCATGATAACAATGTTCAAGCTGATTTGGTGAATCCGTAGATTACATCTTACTGCGTGTTCCCAAAATATTCAGCATTGCAAAACAAAGAAATATTAAATACAAGTTTCACTATGGATGATAGTGTGAAACAATATATCATATTTTCTTTTTCCTGGAAGCATCATGGACCAACTTGTCAATGTAACCTCGGTTGTATACTACATCTACATCCCTGTCAATGAACATGTGCACTATTGAACTATCTATGCATCTACATCTCTATGAAGATACATATACAACTGCATCTTGGATGAATACTATTGTCAGTTTACTCGCATGAGCCATTCAAGGAAAGTAGTCTCTCAGTTCTAGTGCACCTAGATGTACGATGAAACGAACTTGTGAACCAAAGCAATTTGAGTTGACAACCGGACAGAGGAAGCGGGCAAGAGATGATTTATTTATGGGCGATGATGATTTGCTACAAATACATATACTGCTACCTTCCATGCATGTCAGCATCTGATGCTACCGCTTGATTCCCTGAAGATTGAAGAACCACCCCCTGCCATTAACAAATCATTTCATATAAACTACTGTACCTAGCAATGTAGAAAATACAAAAAGGATAAAATCACTAACCTATCATAGAAAAAATGGCACACTCGTGGCCGTCCTGCATGTTTTGGCCTCAATTTCCCTCGCCTTGCATGTCACTGCGTCCTTAAGAAAAACAAACACATTGATAATTATAATTAAGAACTTCGCCTACAACAAAACAGAACCAGCAGAAACTCACCGCTTTCATTGTCTTCAAGACCCTCATTGTCCTCTGATAATATAGTTTGAGAGAAGTCCATATTACCCCTCGAACTTGTCTTTGGCTTCACTTTACAAACCTCAGAATTGTGTTCTTTCAAGTTTCATCCTTCAACTTTATAAACCGTTCATAATTATAAGGGGTCTGCTTCAGTATACCCACCTTAAGTGAGTCAATGGTGGAGATTAAAACATACCCCTAAGGCACATAGGACTTGACGATCAATTTAAGTACTAACCGCTTTATTAATTGGTGTATGTATGGCGCACATCGACATTGTACTTTTAACTTAAACATAACATAGACATAGGTACTTACTCATCATCGAAAAATCTAATTTATGAAGGGTAGGATTTTAGTATTATATATGAATGACTCTGCCCGTTTTTCTCTGTCGCCTCACACATGCCCCCTTCCAGACCATATCGCCACCGTCTCATCAAACCACACCAAGAAGCCAACATCCCAATCTACTAACACATCAAATCCCACACCAGCACTCACTTCAGTACGACCCATGACAAAGGACATGCTCCATGGCAAGGTAGGACTCCTAGCAGGCTACAACATGGAGCCGACGAAGAGAGAGATGATGACTTGTATTAGATGCTCGTTGGCGCAGACCAAGCGAACAACCTGACATGCATCTGTGCAGAATTTAGGTGCATATTAGTGCTTGCACCAAAATGCTACTATTCAAATGGTAATCGTGTAACCTCGTTTTTAGGATGTTGGGTTGTGGTTGCTACCTGATTTTATTAACCTGACATGCTATCACATAAACACTTATCGCTTAACAATTCAAGATGTTGGACATGCTGTTAAGTTACAGGTGTTGCTCAAATAATATGGGGCTAGCCTAATATGAACCTAGGTTCTATTTGATGATCTAAAAGATGTTGATGCACATACCGTAGTACATTTACTACACATTGGATTTGAAGGTACTACATTTCAGTTAATTTATAATATATGTGCTTCGATGAGGCAAGTGTACATCACAACAAGCAGTTGTGTGGCTCATCACACCAGCTGTAAGCTATTAGGAACTGATGGTTATAATTTTAGAGATCTTCAGCTGAAACATTGTTCAGCCGACAATCCAAATACATATGCTTGCAGCTACACATACATATCTTCTAATCCACCATAGTCCCTCTTTTCTGACTATGTAATTACTAAGCCCCCAACCTTCTCTTATTTTATTTATTAGAACATGCCGATGTTACATTATTCTGAACTTCCCATCTTATTTATTAGAACATGccgatgccactgaaaattatgaTTACTATATCCGCACAGCCTCATACCTGGACTACTTGGGTAATTCTCATCAACATTTCGTATGAAAGGCGCATCAAGCCCTACCTGATTCCCCTCGCACGTATGATCAGAACCTACAATGAAGGGGTCAACAAAAAAGCCGTAAGCTGAATACGGAAACAAAGATGAACATCCATAAGCATAAACTGTTTCATATGAAAGGTGCATCGGGCAGTACCATTTGAATTTTCTGGTACATATGCGCCATAAACATGTGCGAGATTACTCGCCGCCGGCAACGAAGCAGCTTGATGCACACCCACCCGTAGCAAACTTGTTCCATCTGATTTGTTCTTGCCTGGATCAATACAAAGCCAATGATATATAGGCAACAAAGTATGCAGGCAACATTCTCAGCATTGAGTAACTATATCGTCAACattttccttttcccttttatCCTCAGCTACCTAAATACCCAGATAGAACTCTGTTTGCCCAACAGCTCCACATGCTCTGACTTCTTCTGTCTTTTTAGCTTCTCCTTGTTCCTCTAGCTCTCGGCTTCTCAGCTTCTAAGATCTTTCTTTCATTTGTACATCATCACATGTGCGCTATAGGTGTGCCTAAAGATGCATTTTATTGCCACTAACAAAATGGTAAGCTATTCTAAAAAAAAGGCACACCATGATAATTAAGGTAAAACAAGGTTGAGTCTCATGGGCAGTACTACAGACAAATAGGAGTCCTTGTTTGCTGTAGGAGGTTCATATGGAAAGTTAAGGCAATGATAATTAGTAAGACTGACGCTCCGAATTAAAGCCGATTGGATGAGGTAATTCGTCAAAGAAGTACAATGCAAAGCTGAAACAATGCAAGTGAATTAAAAGAGGGGCTGATGGAAATCGAGCTTCAAGCGGCGACATCCTTCGTGGCATATGTAATACAACCAATTCAGTTCAAATATGTATTTATTATGTTAGCATGAAGGGTAAAAAGAAAGGGGACAAACTAATCTTATGTTTAAGCATACAAAAAAAAGTAAAATCTAAATAGTGATGTGATCACTTCCTTTTAAACAGCTGTTATGATCAGGTCAGCAGATTGAAAAACTATAATATTTATAACAATGGAATAGAGGGGCTACTACATTACACACTTATGGTTCTACTCATTCAGTTGAGGAAAATCCATGATGCACAAAACAAGATCAGTTTCATCCATCTGATTGTTAATGACCACAAAATGACATGATACGAAAGAAAATAGCATGTGCATTTAATAGAAAGTGCTTGTGCGTTGCTACTGGCAATAATGGAGATAACTGAATACCAAGTGAATCTAACGCAAAATGAAGGTTCCAACCAAAGATTCGAAATACCCAGCACCTccatgacatgataatttaaaattACATATGAGTGAATATCACCAAAAGGAGGACGTCCTATGGTGTAGGAGGcttaaatctgatatatcaagatcaAAGTGTTCTCACCATAATGGAGATAACTGAATACCATGTGCATTTAATAACACAAAGTGAAGGTTCCAACCAAAGATTCGAAATAACGACAACCTCCATGACATGATAATTTGAAATAACATATGTGAATGTATTTGTACTATAAAGTTATTGAATGTGCCATGTGATAGGAAAGAGAGAAAATATGCCTAGGTAGGTTCTTACTAAAACTGTTGCTCCTGCTACTAATTACCAGTCACTTCAATCAATAGCTAAAAAGTATTTTAACATTTTTctctgccactgcttttggatttgATTGCAGACTTGATTAGCCTTACCGAATCTTAGAGTTGCTTCGCCAAGGCGTGTCATTTTTCGCCTTCCCATTgcattcaacaaaatattttcctatcACTCCCTTTAGCTGATGGTTCATCCCCACATAAGATGTACCTGATGCTCCCTGGAAAACCACATTTGTGTATCTTCTGTTACATACATGAGATTCTCTAATGCGTGTTTAGGCAGGAGCTAGCATATTAGGAATGAAACATACAAGCCCAGTGAACACTAGATTCACGCACAACCACAAGAAATCCCTCCAAACTAAACTAACCTGTGAATCCCGCTTCAGCGAGGCGGGTGAGGAGGAGGGTTACCACAGGCTGGAGGAAAATGAGAGCAGGGACTGCGAGCCGAGCATCCCCATCGCTGGCGAGCCAAGCATCCCCAGACGGTAGCAAGGGACAAGGGAGCAGTAGGCACTACGTACCTCCATTATTAGAGTTAAATGTCATGTCTGGACTGACCTttccttcttcctgggcagccaacaCTTTGTAGTTGGAAATAGTATCAGTTTACACTCCTGATGAAGTGGTAAAAATACATAATTGAGAAATAGATTTACCCTGATAATTGCTTGCACTGCACACTTCCTTGCATTTGAATTTGCAGATGATTCTTCAAATGGGAGATGTTCCAAAATTTAGTGATTACCTGATGTTTCAGATAATGATCAGGATGATTGACAAGGAAGAAATGTTCCACAAGCTTGCTAACTGATTGATCGGGGTCTGGTGGTATGTTCCGTACAAGAACCTACAATAAAAACACATTGATGACTCAGAATCAAAAGAATAATCAGAGAACCAT contains:
- the LOC119278007 gene encoding uncharacterized protein LOC119278007 isoform X1, giving the protein MLALLAAIDLQGGAPCWTLPSPTLLVLLRRYECPVTCAQVSREVELPMLDLQDVLWSRTALCRGSRLERLLLLLDNAAAAATTTRRFGHEHILGVDLHFRKLTSGSTWSTTF
- the LOC119278007 gene encoding uncharacterized protein LOC119278007 isoform X2, with the translated sequence MLALLAAIDLQGGAPCWTLPSPTLLVLLRRYECPVTCAQMYYGQELLSAAGVDWKGCCCSWTMRLLLPLPLADSGMSTFLEWICISES